A single Brienomyrus brachyistius isolate T26 chromosome 11, BBRACH_0.4, whole genome shotgun sequence DNA region contains:
- the LOC125704120 gene encoding eukaryotic translation initiation factor 4 gamma 2-like yields the protein MTWNESYCCIKLAALTENRTQSQREIQSQHKSHLLASNTFLPTPSLQPLNIILLKILRCQAAKVESVIAEGGASRFSASSGGGGGRGASQHCPKTVGNSEYLGKPPGPSVQRWVPSRSTRRDVNSNEKERHDAIFRKVRGILNKLTPDKFDKLCLELLNVGVDSKLVLKGIILLIVDKALEEPKYSSLYAQLCLRLAEDAPNFDDPSSEIQTSQKQSTTFRRLLISKLQDEFENRTRNVEIYDKRDGPLSSEEEEQRAIAKIKMLGNIKFIGELGKLDLIHESILHKCIKTLLEKKKRVQLKDVGEDLECLCQIMRTVGPRLDHEKAKSLMDQYFGRMRSLMSNKDLAARIRFLLQDTVELRENGWVPRKAFLDNGPKTINQIRQEAVKDLGVFIPQNMSQGLRSDFFPEGPFVGGRMKFDREAIGGLADMFGQMPGSGIGTGPGVIQDRFSPTLGRHRTNPLFNGHVGHIVPVSQSQFEMGSKPFIKSNQGQSQHFQSQSHSSQQQSQSKDMPPRFIKKGQLNADEISLRPAQSFLLNKNQVPKLQPQIPTMIPPSAQPPRTQTPPLGQPPQLGLKTNPPPIQEKPPKTSKKPPPAKEELLKMTENIVTEYLNSKNINEGVIGIREMKAPKHFLPEMLSKILLCSLERSDDDREHASILINALRAENLISGEGFMQAFLNVLDQCPKIEVDIPLVKSYLAQFAARAIIVELVSVAELAHPLENGTHFPLFLLCLQQTTKLKDREWLTDLFQQSKVNMQKMLPEIDQNKDRMLEILEGKGLSFLFPLLKLEKELLKQIKADPSPQVIYKWIKDNISPKLHTDKGFINILMTSFLQYIAHEMCIVGDDQLSALSKEQLDQEKQLLLAFKPVMQKFLHDHVSLQVSALYALQVHCNANGFPKGMLLRYFVNFYDMEIIEEDAFLAWKEDITQEFPGKGKALFQVNQWLTWLETAEEEESEEEVD from the exons ATGACCTGGAACGAGTCTTACTGCTGCATCAAACTGGCAGCCTTGACAGAGAACCGGACTCAGAGtcagagggaaatacagtcacAGCACAAGAGTCACTTATTGGCTTCAAA TACGTTTCTTCCCACCCCCTCACTCCAACCTCTGAATATTATTCTTTTGAAAATTCTTCGTTGTCAAGCCGCCAAAGTGGAGAGTGTGATTGCAGAAGGGGGTGCTTCTCGTTTCAG TGCTTCTTCAGGTGGAGGAGGGGGTAGGGGTGCTTCTCAGCACTGTCCCAAGACTGTCGGAAacag CGAGTACCTGGGGAAACCCCCGGGGCCCAGTGTTCAGAGATGGGTTCCTTCACGAAGCACTAGACGAGATGTCAACTCCAACGAAAAAGAACGGCATGACGCaatcttcaggaaagtaagagG CATACTTAATAAGTTGACCCCAGACAAATTTGACAAGCTATGCCTTGAGCTCCTGAATGTGGGTGTAGATTCAAAACTCGTCCTAAAAGGAATTATCTTGCTG ATTGTGGACAAAGCCCTCGAAGAGCCGAAGTATAGCTCGCTATATGCTCAGCTATGTCTGCGTTTGGCTGAAGATGCGCCAAATTTTGACGATCCTTCGTCAGAGATTCAAACATCACAGAAACAGAGCACA ACATTCAGGAGACTCTTGATATCTAAGCTTCAAGATGAATTTGAGAACCGCACCAGAAATGTTGAAA TCTATGACAAACGCGACGGCCCTCTGTCctctgaggaagaggagcagcgTGCCATTGCCAAGATCAAGATGCTGGGCAACATCAAATTCATTGGGGAACTTGGCAAGCTTGATCTTATCCATGAATCTATCCTTCATAAGTGCATCAAAACA CTCTTGGAAAAGAAGAAGAGAGTCCAACTTAAGGATGTGGGTGAAGATTTGGAATGCCTCTGTCAGATAATGAGGACAGTAGGGCCTAGACTAGATCATGAAAAAGCCAAG TCTTTGATGGATCAGTACTTTGGCCGTATGCGATCCCTAATGAGCAATAAAGATCTGGCAGCAAGGATTCGTTTCCTGCTGCAAGATACCGTGGAGCTGCGGGAGAACGGCTGGGTTCCTCGCAAAGCTTTCCTTGATAATGGACCAAAGACGATTAACCAGATTCGTCAGGAGGCTGTAAAG GATTTGGGGGTGTTTATTCCACAGAATATGTCCCAGGGATTGAGGAGTGACTTCTTTCCCGAAGGCCCCTTTGTGGGAGGCAGGATGAAATTTGATAGGGAGGCTATTGGGGGATTAGCTGATATGTTTGGACAGATGCCAG GTAGTGGGATTGGTACTGGTCCGGGAGTCATACAAGACAGGTTCTCACCCACCTTGGGACGTCATCGCACAAATCCACTGTTCAACGGTCACGTTGGACATATCGTGCCTGTCTCTCAGTCTCAGTTTGAAATGGGGAGCAAGCCTTTCATCAAATCAAACCAG GGGCAGAGTCAGCATTTTCAGAGCCAGAGCCATTCGTCCCAGCAGCAATCTCAGTCCAAGGACATGCCGCCTCGATTCATCAAGAAAGGACAGCTCAATGCTGATGAG ATCAGTCTGCGACCTGCTCAGTCATTCCTACTGAATAAAAATCAAGTGCCAAAGCTGCAGCCACAGATACCAACCATGATTCCTCCAAGTGCACAACCTCCTCGCACTCAAACCCCACCATTGGGGCAG CCTCCACAGCTTGGTCTAAAAACCAATCCTCCTCCTATACAAGAGAAGCCTCCAAAGACGAGCAAGAAACCGCCACCTGCAAAGGAGGAGCTTCTGAAGATGACT GAGAATATTGTGACTGAGTACCTTAACAGTAAAAACATCAACGAAGGTGTGATCGGAATAAGGGAGATGAAAGCGCCCAAACACTTCTTACCTGAGATGTTGAGCAAGATTCTGCTGTGTTCTCTGGAGCGGTCAGACGATGACAGAGAGCACGCAAGCATTCTGATTAATGCCCTTCGCGCGGAGAACCTCATTAGCGGGGAGGGCTTCATGCAA GCTTTTCTGAATGTGTTGGATCAGTGTCCAAAGATCGAGGTGGACATTCCCCTCGTGAAGTCATACTTGGCTCAGTTTGCTGCCAGAGCGATCATCGTGGAGCTCGTGAGTGTCGCGGAGTTGGCTCACCCCCTGGAAAATGGAACCCATTTTCCTCTGTTCCTGCTCTGCCTTCAGCAGACCACTAAGCTGAAGGATCGTGAGTGGCTAACTGATCTCTTCCAACAAAGCAAGGTCAACATGCAGAAGATGCTGCCTG AAATTGACCAGAACAAGGACCGAATGTTGGAGATCCTAGAGGGAAAAGGGCTTAGTTTTCTGTTCCCACTGCTGAAGTTGGAGAAGGAGCTGCTGAAACAGATAAAGGCTGACCCCTCCCCACAAGTCATCTACAAGTGGATCAAAGATAACATCTCACCCAAACTCCACACTGACAAGGGCTTTATCAACATACTGATGACTAG CTTTTTGCAGTATATTGCCCATGAGATGTGCATTGTTGGAGATGACCAGTTATCAGCTCTGTCAAAAGAGCAACTCGACCAGGAGAAACAACTGCTGCTTGCGTTCAAACCTGTGATGCAGAAATTTCTGCACGATCATGTGAGTCTGCAGGTCAGTGCCCTGTATGCACTGCAGGTCCACTGCAACGCCAATGGTTTCCCAAaag GCATGTTACTACGGTACTTTGTGAATTTTTACGATATGGAGATTATTGAAGAAGATGCCTTCCTTGCATGGAAAGAAGATATTACACAAGAATTCCCAGGAAAGGGGAAAGCATTATTCCAG GTGAATCAGTGGCTCACCTGGTTGGAAACCGCTGAGGAAGAGGAGTCTGAAGAGGAAGTGGACTGA